DNA sequence from the Brachybacterium sp. P6-10-X1 genome:
ATCCCTCTGGGCCTCGGTCTCTGGGCCGCGTGGCAGGCATGGCGCGGAGGCGATGACGACGATGACGACGACGCCAAGATTGCCGGCAAGAAGGTCGGCGCGTGGACGGTCGCAGGCGTCACCTTCGCCAACGGCGGCGACAACATCGGTGTCTACACCCCGGTCTTCCTGAGCGTGGAGCCTCTCGCAGTGGCCGCCTACTGCATCGTCTTCCTCGCACTCGTTGCAGTCTTGGTGGTACTGGCCAAACTCGTCGCCACCCGTCCACCGATCGCCGAAGTCCTCGAACGCTGGGAGCACATCCTCTTCCCCATCGTTCTCATCGGTCTCGGCATCGTCATCCTCGTCAGCGGCGGAGCCTTCGGCCTCTGACTCAGCCAAAGCGAACACAGGTCCCGGGCTCGACAGATCAGTGTCGGATCTTGGACTCGGGACGCTTGGTCACGTCGGCATCGACTGAGCGTGGACCGGACCTGAGTCCCGCCGAGCTCCCGCCGTTCAACGGGGAGGGCTTGCTCATGGTGAGCGCGTCTGAGTTCCAGGGCGCGCCGGTCGATGGCTAGCCTGACCGGGGCTAGTGGAGTAGCTGGCGCAACGGTGAACGGAAGACTGGACAGCATGTTGATGATCGGTGCGCGCCGAGGGGCTTCCCGTGCGGCGAACGGAATGGCAGACAATGACGCCGAGACGGTCGTCTCGCCGGCTCGCGCAGCGGGCGCCAAGACGCTTTGCGGGACGAGCTCGTGAGCTCGATGCGCACCAGGGTCCTCGTCGTTTGTGCTGCGGCGCCGTGGGCTGTTCTGTGGACGGTGATCGCGGCCGCCATGGCAGGGGCGCCTGCCTCAGTGGAGCTCATCGATGCTGGCCCGATGGTGCGGTGGGGGTTGCCGGTCGTCGATGTCCTTGGTGATGTGGTCGGTGCGGCGACCGTGGCGTGCCTCGTGCTGGCGCTCGTCGTGCTGCCCCGTCGTGCGGAACCGTCCGCGTCGGAGGCTGATCAGGATCACGCTGAGGTATCTCGGTTCCATCCGTCGTACGAGCGGGCGCTCGACATCGGCATGGTCCTGGCAATGGTGTGGTCAGTGCTGCTGGTCGTCCGGATGGTCCTCGGCTACGCCCTGGCGGCGGGCCAGGCCCCTTTCTCACCGCGCTTCGGGTCCGATCTCCTGATGTACATCACCCGGCTCGAACTCGGTCAGTACCAGCTCGCCGGCGCGGTGTTCGTCGCTGCCGCCTCGACGATGCTGATCATCGTGAGGTCCCGAACGGGGCTGCTGGTCGCGCTGGGCTTGGTGTTCGCGACGCTGGTGACGAAGTCGATGACGGGGCATGCCTCGGGGCAGTCCTCTCACGAGGCGGCCACGAGCGCGATGATCGTGCACCTCGTGGCTGCCGGAGTGTGGCTGGGCGGCCTGGTGCTGCTCGTGCTGCTCGCGGGGCGGCTCGGAGCACGACTGGGGGATGCCGCCGAACGATTCAGCGTCCTGGCACTTGCTTGCTACGGAGCGTTGGCCGCTAGCGGCGTCGCCTCTGCCCTGGTCCGACTCTCCGCCCCCCTGGATCTCGTGACCACGGCGTACGGGTGGATGCTCGTGCTGAAGACGGCGCTGCTGGTGCTGCTGGGCGGAGCAGGCTGGTGGCAACGCCGTCGGGTGCTGGTCCGGCTGCGGGACTCGGACCGCCGGAGAGACTTCCTGTGGCTCGCCGCGGGAGAAGTCTTCCTGATCGCCGCGGCGACCGGACTCGCTGCCGCATTATCGAACTCGGCGCCTCCGGTGCCGGACGAGCCCGAACCGGTCACCTCGACGGCTGAGGCGCTGACCGACTACCCCTTGCCCGCTCCGCCCGAGCTGACGGCACTGCTCACGACCTGGCGTGTTGACGTCGCCGGGATGGCGCTCGCCCTCGGTCTCGCTGTCATCTACCTCTGGGTGCGGATGCGCCGCCTCGTGCCGGAGACAGGCGGGCGGACCTGGCCCGTGGCGAGGACGGCGGCGTGGATCGCGGGATGCGCGGTCATCCTCTGGGCAACCAGCGGGGCGCCGGGGGTGTACGCGCCGGTGCAGTTCTCTGCGCACTTGGGCCAGCACGCCCTGCTTGCTCTGGTGGCGGCCCCGCTGCTGGTCGCCGGTCGTTTCGGTGACCTCGTGCGGGAGCGGATCGCTCCTCGGTCGGATGGGTCTGCAGGGTTGCGCGAGCTCGTCGACTGGAAGCCGGGCTCTCGCGTGGGTCAGTGGCTCACTCATCCGGCGGCGCTGGCGCTGCTCGGCGCGGCGGGATTCGCGGCGATCTACCTGACACCGGCACTCGGCGCGGGATTGCATACCGCGCCGGGCCGACTGGTCATCCTCACGGCCGCCGTGGTGGTCGGCGCTGCGGTGGCACTGCCATTCCAGGGCAGGGCGCTGGGCGGTGGCAGGGTCGCTAGGGTGGAGCGCTGGGTGGCCCTTGCTGTGGGGACCGGCGTCCTTGCTGGCCTGGCGATTGTGTTGGCGCTGGCGCTCCCGGTCGTGGAGCCCGACTGGTTCGCGGCCATGGGGCGGACCTGGGGCGCCGATGCGCTCGGGGATCAACGACTCGGTGGCTGGCTGCTGCTGGCGATGGTGCTGGTGCTGGCGGTCCTGCACGGCGCACTGATCCCGCGTTCGCGCCGACCCAGCGAAGAACTCTCGGCCGATCGTGACGCTGCGGCGCGGCAGCGAACTCGCTCAGCGCCTCGGCCCGGCTCGTCGTGATGCGGGGCCCTCAGCGGGTTCCCGATGGTCAGGGGGTGAGGCGGGTCAGTCGGTGCGGTGACCGGAGTTGCGGCGCAGGCGGACGACGATCGCGCCGATGACGGCGAGCACCAGCAGCAGGGCGAGGCCGCCGAGGATCATGCCGAGGGGGAGCCCGCTCTCGCTCTGCGATGCATCTGCCTGCTCGACAGGGGTGGCTTCGGCGCTCGGCTCGCCCGTGCCGGTGGTCGGGGCCTCCTCATCTGACCCGGAGTCTGCTGTGTCCGTGGCCTCGGCGCCGACCGTTACGGTGAAGTCGACTGTGCCCTCGATCGGGTGACCGTCCGAGGAGACGACACGCCACTGGACCTGATAGTCGTCGGCCGGCAGCGCCGGTAGATCGATCGAGGCCGTGTTGCCGGACACGGTGGGCGTCTCGGTGAAGATCTCCTCGCCGGCGGAGTTGGTCAATCGCACGACCGGGGAGAGGTTGAGCACCTCGTCGCTGTAGGTGAGCTCGAGCGTCTCGGGGGCCTGCTCGAAGCTCTCGCCGGAAGCCGGACTCGACGAGATCAAGGAGTCGTGCGCCGATGCTGCGGGCAACAGTGTGGGCACCGCCAGCGGCATCAGCACGGCGGCGAGCATCCCGACAAGGCTGGCCAGCGTGACCCGCACCGACGCCTTGGTGGCCCTGCGCGCAACTGTCGTGTCCGCTGTCATAACATTCCCCTCTTCGGATGACCCCTCTTGCGGGCGGGTTTGTCCCCGTGACCGGGGCGCATCGAGTGTAGCGGCGTGCCACGAGACACCCACGGAAGCGTTTCCCAGGATCGGCTCGTCTGACTACACCACTTCACATTAGCCCAAACAGCGATATCATCGCCGTATGACGATTGATGCTTTCCTGGCCGAGCCCCAGTTCGAGGTCGCAGACAGCCACGCCGCGCTCTTCCATGCCCTTGCCGAACCGACGCGCCTGGCCCTCCTCCAGCACCTCTCGACCGGTGAGCACCGGGTTCGCGACCTTGTCGAGCACATGCACCTTGCCCAGTCGACCGTCAGCAAGCACCTCTCGTGCCTGCGCGACTGCGGTCTGGTCACCGCACGCACCGAAGGCCGTTCCTCGTGGTTCGCCCTCACCGATCTGCGCCGGCTGACCGACCTGCTCGAGGTGGCGGACGACCTGCTCGAGACATCCGGGACCACCTTGTCCCTGAAGAACCACCGCGACCACGAGGACCTCGAGGACGGGGACCTCTGATGAGCTCGGGACACGACCACTCACACGGCGCCGGCGGGCCGAGCACCGCCCGGACGCGACTCGCCATCGCTTTCGCCATCACGACCGTCATCGTGCTCGCACAAGCGATCGGGAGCGTCGTCACCGGAAGTCTTGCCCTGCTCACGGACACGGCGCACGCCCTCGTCGACGCCTCCGGTCTGCTCGTCGCGCTGATCGCGGCGACGATGATGCTGCGTCCGGCGAGCAGCGGCAAAACCTGGGGGTTCGCTCGTATCGAGGTACTGGCGGCCTTGGCTCAAGCCACGCTTTTGATCGTGGTCGGCACCTACACCGCCGTCGAGGGCATCTCGCGACTGACGGACCCCCCGGAGGTCCCCTCGGGAGAGCTGCTCATCTTCGGTGTGATCGGGCTGGTCGCGAACATTGTCGGGATTCTCGTCCTGACCGGAGGCAAGGACTCGAGCCTGAACATGCGTGCCGCGTTCCTTGAGGTCCTCAATGACGCTCTCGGGTCGCTCGGTGTGATCACCGCCGCGATCGTGATCCAGGTGACTGGGTTCCAACAGGCCGACGCACTGGCCGGATTGTTCATCGCTGCGCTGATCGTGCCCCGAGCGTTCCGCATCATGGCCGAGACGCTGCGGATCCTCATGGAGTACACCCCGAAGGGGATTGATCTCGATCAGGTGCGCGAGCACATCCTCGCGCTCGAACACGTCCAGGACGTCCACGACCTGCATGCCTCGGCGATCGGGAGCAATCTGCCGATCTTCTCGGCGCACGTCGTCGTGGGGGAGGAGTGCTTCGAGTCGGCTCACGCGCTGGGGATCCTCGAAGAGGTCCATCTCTGCGTCAGGACGCACTTCCCGATCGCGTTCGAGCACGCCACGATCCAGTTGGAGAGCCCGTCCGTGCATCGTCGTGAATCCGAGCGCACCCTGCACGCGTAGCGTCCACCGATCCGCACATCTCTTGGCCGCGGGGGAATGCGACAAAGCGGCGCGCAGCCCACCCGGGGGTGGGTTGCGCGCCGCGGTGAGTCGCTGGACTCAGCGGAAGGAGACGAAGGTGGGATTGCCCCAGATGGTGCGCTCGGTGACGGCGCCGGGGGAGCGGCCTGCATCAACGACCTTGTCGCCGCCGGCGTAGATCCCCATGTGTCCGGGCCACACGACGAGGTCGCCGGGCTGGGCCTCGGACTTGGAGATCTGGGTGCCGGCGTCGACCTGCTGGCCGGATGTGCGCGGAAGGTCGATGCCGACCTGCTTGTAGGCGTACTGGGTCAGGCCGGAGCAGTCGAAGCTCACGCCCGGGTTGCTCGAGCCCCAGGAGTAGGCGGCGCCCATCTGGGTCCGTGCGGCGTCGACGATCGCCTGCCCGGTGCTGCTGGCGGAGGATGCGGGCGCAGGAACTGACGCGCCGCCACCGCTGACGGCCGGGGTGGAACCGTTGAGCGAGCCGCGCGTCTCGGGGCCCACCACGCCGTCGACCTGCAGGTCGTTGCTCTGCTGGTAGTCCTTCACCGCGCTATGGGTGAGCGGGCCGAACTTTCCGTCGACGGCGAGTGAGGCACCCTCATCGTTCAGTGCGGACTGGAGCTGCTCGACCGAGGCGCCCTGGGATCCCCAGCGAAGCTTCTCGGAGGAGTCCAGCGCCTGCGCCGGGGCCGGAGCAACGGGGGCGACGGCCTGAGAGACCGCGGACGGCGCGGTGGCCGGAGCCGTGGGTGCCGCCTGTGCCGCCCCGCTGGCGAAGGCGGAGCCGAGGAGGACGGTGCCGAGGACGGCGGCGCCTCCGGTGCCGCGCAGGGCGCGTCCGCTGGGGCGAAGAGGGGTGACTGCGCGGCCGTCCGCGCGATGGGAATTGCTCGTGGCCATGAATTTTCTCCGTGTATATCCCCGAGTTTATGCACGGGGTCGTCTGGCATGGGGTCGCGGTAACGTCGACAGCAGAGCATGCGTCGGGAAGAACATCTCGTCCCTCGTCACCGGTGGAACCAACGTACCGATCGAGACGACCGCTGAATAGCGTTATGAGCGACCCCGACCAACGATTTCGCCTGCTCTTGAAGCCCATCGCGGCATAGGCCCCGGGGGCATACCTTCTCTTTACTGAACCCCGATGCCGCTTACTGAACCCCGATGCCGCGATGGGGTCGACGTCACGAGTCGCAGTCGAGGTGGGCGAACCCCGTCGGTCATCAGGCAGCACATCGGCAGGAGAAGAAGCCTTGCTGGGCTCACACGATGGGCTGGAACGTGGCGATGGAGCCTTGCAGCTGGTCCATCCACGAGGCCCACGTTCCCGTGAGCAGCAGCAGGCCGATCGCGATGAGCAGCGCCCCGGACGCAATTCCGATGAGGCGGCGATGTCGTGCAAGTGCCCTGCTCACGCCCATTGCCTTGTCGAGCAGGAGCGCGCTGAGGACGAAGGGGATGCCCAGCCCGAGCGAGTACGCGAGCGCCAGCGTCGCGCCCCGCGTCGCAGAGCCTCCATCGGCGCCGGCGTCGAGGGAGAGGGCGATGATCGCGGCGTAGGTGGGGCCGATGCATGGTGTCCAGCTCAACCCGAAGACGAAGCCCATCAACGGGGCTCCCAGAAGGCCCGCATCAGGGCGTCTCCTGGAAACCTGGAGATTTCCTGTCAAGCGGGGGAATGCTCCCATGAAAATGAGTCCCATGAACATGACGATGATGCCCGCGACCCGATTGATCCATACCGCGTGCGCCTGAAGCAGATACCCCATTGCGCCAGCGAACCCGCCCAGCGCCATGAATACCACCGTGAAGCCAGCGACGAACAACATGCTGCCGCTCAGCATCCTCCCAGTCCCTACGCGGGAAAGTCTGGGCGATCGCCTCGCATTCCCGATGTTCTCAGGCGTTTCCCGGGGTGGCTTGGTGGCCTGCGGTCCTTGTCCGGCGAGTCCGGAGACGTAGCTGAGGTAGCCCGGCACGATGGGCAGCACGCACGGTGAGAGGAACGCGATCAGGCCCGCGATCATGGCGACCGTGATGGCCAGCAGAAGAGACCCGGACAGGGCGATCGACTGGAAGGTCTCTGCGAGTCCGTTGCTGGTCACGTGGCTCCTTCGTCGAGGACGGCGTCGAGCATCGATCTCAGGATGGAGGGGCTGATCGCCCCCGAGATCCGGCCCGCGACGCGGCCCTCGTGGTCAAGGACGAGAGTCGTCGGAACAGCGTTGGGCGCGACTTGGCCGCGCAGCTGGTACATGATCTCTGCGTCCGAGTCCGGCAGCGAGGGGTAGGTGATGCCGTAGGTCTCCTCGAAGGCCGCGGCGGGCCCTGCCGAGTCGCGGACGTTGATCCCGATGAACGAGACGCCCTGGTCGGCGTACTCCTCGTGGATCGCCTGCAGATCCGGGGCCTCCACCCGGCATGGCGGACAGGAGGCGTACCAGACGTTGACCACGAGCACCGATCCCCAGTGTTCCGTGGAGTCGAATCGTTCGCCGTCATAGGTGTTCCCGGTGAACTCGACGGGTTCTGTGCGATCGGCGGGAGCGATCTCGGTGGTCACGCCGTTGCCGGAGACGTATCCGTCGTCCCCGGAGGCGTATCGATCCCCGGTATCAGTGCTGCCGCAGGCAGTGACCAGGCCAGTGACGACCAAGCAGCTGGTGGCGTAAAGAATCCGTCGCCGGGAGTGGGCGCGCATGTACTCGCTCCTTCATGAAGATCGTGAGGGGACCGGTGGTGGGCAGGACGAACGCTCCCGCGCCTAGAACAGCGTGGACCAGTAGTCCCAGAACTTCACGGCGATGAGTGCCAGGATCACGAGGTACCAGGCCACGAGCACCGGGACACGGAACTCGATCACGAGAAGGGCGGCCCGCCGTATGGCC
Encoded proteins:
- a CDS encoding cadmium resistance transporter, translating into MILASVLQAMGLFVATNVDDIIVLSLFFARGAGQRGTTARILAGQYLGFVGILGAAVLVTIGAGAFLPSAAIPYFGLIPLGLGLWAAWQAWRGGDDDDDDDAKIAGKKVGAWTVAGVTFANGGDNIGVYTPVFLSVEPLAVAAYCIVFLALVAVLVVLAKLVATRPPIAEVLERWEHILFPIVLIGLGIVILVSGGAFGL
- a CDS encoding cytochrome c oxidase assembly protein → MRTRVLVVCAAAPWAVLWTVIAAAMAGAPASVELIDAGPMVRWGLPVVDVLGDVVGAATVACLVLALVVLPRRAEPSASEADQDHAEVSRFHPSYERALDIGMVLAMVWSVLLVVRMVLGYALAAGQAPFSPRFGSDLLMYITRLELGQYQLAGAVFVAAASTMLIIVRSRTGLLVALGLVFATLVTKSMTGHASGQSSHEAATSAMIVHLVAAGVWLGGLVLLVLLAGRLGARLGDAAERFSVLALACYGALAASGVASALVRLSAPLDLVTTAYGWMLVLKTALLVLLGGAGWWQRRRVLVRLRDSDRRRDFLWLAAGEVFLIAAATGLAAALSNSAPPVPDEPEPVTSTAEALTDYPLPAPPELTALLTTWRVDVAGMALALGLAVIYLWVRMRRLVPETGGRTWPVARTAAWIAGCAVILWATSGAPGVYAPVQFSAHLGQHALLALVAAPLLVAGRFGDLVRERIAPRSDGSAGLRELVDWKPGSRVGQWLTHPAALALLGAAGFAAIYLTPALGAGLHTAPGRLVILTAAVVVGAAVALPFQGRALGGGRVARVERWVALAVGTGVLAGLAIVLALALPVVEPDWFAAMGRTWGADALGDQRLGGWLLLAMVLVLAVLHGALIPRSRRPSEELSADRDAAARQRTRSAPRPGSS
- a CDS encoding copper resistance CopC family protein — protein: MTADTTVARRATKASVRVTLASLVGMLAAVLMPLAVPTLLPAASAHDSLISSSPASGESFEQAPETLELTYSDEVLNLSPVVRLTNSAGEEIFTETPTVSGNTASIDLPALPADDYQVQWRVVSSDGHPIEGTVDFTVTVGAEATDTADSGSDEEAPTTGTGEPSAEATPVEQADASQSESGLPLGMILGGLALLLVLAVIGAIVVRLRRNSGHRTD
- a CDS encoding helix-turn-helix transcriptional regulator, coding for MTIDAFLAEPQFEVADSHAALFHALAEPTRLALLQHLSTGEHRVRDLVEHMHLAQSTVSKHLSCLRDCGLVTARTEGRSSWFALTDLRRLTDLLEVADDLLETSGTTLSLKNHRDHEDLEDGDL
- a CDS encoding cation diffusion facilitator family transporter, with amino-acid sequence MSSGHDHSHGAGGPSTARTRLAIAFAITTVIVLAQAIGSVVTGSLALLTDTAHALVDASGLLVALIAATMMLRPASSGKTWGFARIEVLAALAQATLLIVVGTYTAVEGISRLTDPPEVPSGELLIFGVIGLVANIVGILVLTGGKDSSLNMRAAFLEVLNDALGSLGVITAAIVIQVTGFQQADALAGLFIAALIVPRAFRIMAETLRILMEYTPKGIDLDQVREHILALEHVQDVHDLHASAIGSNLPIFSAHVVVGEECFESAHALGILEEVHLCVRTHFPIAFEHATIQLESPSVHRRESERTLHA
- a CDS encoding C40 family peptidase; amino-acid sequence: MATSNSHRADGRAVTPLRPSGRALRGTGGAAVLGTVLLGSAFASGAAQAAPTAPATAPSAVSQAVAPVAPAPAQALDSSEKLRWGSQGASVEQLQSALNDEGASLAVDGKFGPLTHSAVKDYQQSNDLQVDGVVGPETRGSLNGSTPAVSGGGASVPAPASSASSTGQAIVDAARTQMGAAYSWGSSNPGVSFDCSGLTQYAYKQVGIDLPRTSGQQVDAGTQISKSEAQPGDLVVWPGHMGIYAGGDKVVDAGRSPGAVTERTIWGNPTFVSFR
- a CDS encoding cytochrome c biogenesis CcdA family protein, which produces MTSNGLAETFQSIALSGSLLLAITVAMIAGLIAFLSPCVLPIVPGYLSYVSGLAGQGPQATKPPRETPENIGNARRSPRLSRVGTGRMLSGSMLFVAGFTVVFMALGGFAGAMGYLLQAHAVWINRVAGIIVMFMGLIFMGAFPRLTGNLQVSRRRPDAGLLGAPLMGFVFGLSWTPCIGPTYAAIIALSLDAGADGGSATRGATLALAYSLGLGIPFVLSALLLDKAMGVSRALARHRRLIGIASGALLIAIGLLLLTGTWASWMDQLQGSIATFQPIV
- a CDS encoding TlpA disulfide reductase family protein; this translates as MRAHSRRRILYATSCLVVTGLVTACGSTDTGDRYASGDDGYVSGNGVTTEIAPADRTEPVEFTGNTYDGERFDSTEHWGSVLVVNVWYASCPPCRVEAPDLQAIHEEYADQGVSFIGINVRDSAGPAAAFEETYGITYPSLPDSDAEIMYQLRGQVAPNAVPTTLVLDHEGRVAGRISGAISPSILRSMLDAVLDEGAT